The genome window CCGCTCCGCTGAGCCGCCGGCGCCCGAGCCGAGGCCCGAGAGCGAGCCGGCGCCCCCCGCGGACTCGGCCCCGGCCCGCGGGGCACCGGATGCCGGCCTCGCACTTCCGCCCGCCCCCTCCCCCCCGAACGGCGGTGGCGAACCGGAGCCCGGCTCTCCGAGTGCGGCGGCGCCCCAGGCGGCTCGCCAGGGTCGCCCAGAGCCCCCGGCCGGGATGGCAACGCCCCCGGACCCCGGCGGACCGAAAGAGCACGGAACGCCCGGCGGGGCGACGGAGACCCTTCCGGAAGCGGGTCCCGGCGCAACCAGCCCGAACCCACCGGCTCCGATCACGGTGGGGGCTGCGATCTCGCCCCCCGAACTCATTCCGGAGTCGCGAGTCGTGCCGGTCTATCCCCGGCTCGCCCGGCGGCAGGGAGTGACCGGGACCGTCGTCCTGAGCGCCCTCATCGGCGTGGACGGCCGCGTCCGGGACATCCAGGTGATCGAGGAGCCCCCGCGCGCGTTCGGCTTCGGCAAAGCCGCCGTGGAGGCGGTCAAGCGATGGCGGTACCGGCCGGCGCGGCGCGGCAACAAGCCGGTCGCGGAAAGGATCACGATCCGCGTCGTCTTCGAGTAGCTCTCAGCCCGCGAGCCACTCCGCGACGCGTTCGATGGCGGTGACCGTCCGGCCGCAGTGGCGCCGGAGAAAATCCTCCCCCGGTGTCGAGCCCTTGGGAAGCTTTCGGGCCTCCTCGATCGGAGGTCCGCCGTCGAAGTCCACGTACGCGATCCGCGCGGTCAGCTCCTCCGGTCCCCGCCCGAAGTCGGACCCCGGAAGGATCCCCACCCCCGTCTCCTCCAACAGATGCTCGCAGAGTTCGCGGTCGGTGCGGATTCCCTTCGCCTCCAGGCGGTCGCGGAGCGGAGAGCAGTCGAGGAAGAGGTAGAACGCTCCGTCCGGCCGCTCGCAGTGGACTCCGGCCGCCACCAGAACCTCCCTCGCCCACCGTCCGAGCCCGCGGAGCGTGCGGCGTGCGCCGAGCAGATAGTCGTCGAGCCACGGCCCGCCCCTGAACCCGACGACCGCCGCATACTGGATCGGCGCCGAGGTCGAGGTGAACGTCTCGCTCGCCACGGCCGCCATCGCATCCCGCAGCCAGCCGAGTCCGGGAGGAAAGACGAAGGCTCCCAACCGCCAGCCTCCGGCGCCGCACCACTTCGACAGGCCGTTGCTGACGATCGTCCCTTCCGGATAGAAGCGGGCGATCGACACGTGCTGCCCCTTGTGGTGCAGCTCCCCGTAGATCTCGTCCGAAAGCAACACCACGCGATGCTCCCGGGCGACTTTCGCGAGTTGCTTGAGCTCGTCGAGCTTGTAGGTGACACCGGTGGGGTTGTTGGGGTAATTCAGGACGACGATCCTCGGACGCCCCCGGTCCTCACGGCAGAGCCGATCCAGCTGCTCGGGGGTCAGATTCCACCGGTCCTCCCGGCGGCAAGGAATGAAGCAGTTGCGCCGGCCGATGATCTGGGCCTGCGGCGCGTACGAGACCCAGCAGGGAGTCGGCAGAACCAGATCGCCGTAGTACACGAGCTGGAGGAGGAACATCAGCTCCTTCGAGCCCGGTCCGACGAGCACCTGCTCCGCGCTCCTCACGACGCCCTGCCGCTGCGCGAGGTTCTCGGCGACAGCCTCCCGGAGTTCCGGAAGGCCTTTCACCGGGAGGTAGTCCTTGGCGCTCGCGTGGCGCCGCAAGGCCTCGACCACCGGCTCCGGGATGGGGAAGGGCGACTGGCCGAGGCCCAGCTTGAAGACCTCTCGCCCCGCCCTCCGCATCTCGTCGAGGCGCTCGTTGATCGCGACCGTAGCGGAGGGCGCCATGCCGCGGACGTTGAGGTTGAGGTTGACGTCAGGGGAACGCTGCATCCGTGCGGCCCTCAGAACCGCGCGCATAGGCCTCCTCCCGTTCGTGCCCGGCCTGGCCGAGGGGGCCGAATGTAACCCCTTGCCGTTCGATGTCACACCGGGCGTCTCCGGCGGGGTGCCGATGGCCCGTGAACGAACCCCTCCGTCCGGAGGCGAAAGGGACGGCGGAAAGCCCTCTCAGCTCGATCGGCTCGGGAGCGCGGCGAAGGCCGGCTGGCCCGTGCCGCCGCTCGCCGCGCCGCGGCCGTCCCGCCCCGCACGGCGGCCCATCCGAGGTGCGTTCCCAGCGGGGCGGAAGCCCACGCGGCCCGCCGGCGGGCCGAGGGGCGAGGCCGCCCGCCGATCCCTCCGGCGGATACCGCCAACCCCCTGTTCTTTGAGGGGTTGGGCGCCCACTCGCGCCGCCTCGGGCGCTTTTTCCGGCTGGCGCGCCTCCGCACCGCTCTCCCGAAAGACCGCCAGCGGAACCGGCCGACCGGCCGCCCGCTCGCCGGAACCCGGGTCCGGCGGAGTGCCGCCAGACCGTGGCGGTGCCGGATCCGCTTTCGTTCCGGGGCCACCGCCCCGTTCCGCTCGATTCGCCATCGGGATCCCACCGGAGGCCGCCGTGCCTCTCCGGCGCCCGGCGCCGGCGAACTGTATACTCGGGGCCGATTAGCCGCCGCGGCGCCGGCCCCATGGAGGGGCGACTCCGGGCCCGGGGGCGCATCCGACCCCGGGTCCCCGGAAGGCGGGACCGGGAGGAGAGACACGATGAGGAAGCTCGCTCTGACCGTCCTGGCCCTGGCGCTCGTTGCCGCCGGACCCGGCCTCGCTTGCGGGAAGGCCGACCAGGCGAAAGCAGCGGCGGCGACGGGAACGTCGTTCGAAAGCACCGC of Acidobacteriota bacterium contains these proteins:
- a CDS encoding aminotransferase class I/II-fold pyridoxal phosphate-dependent enzyme, which produces MQRSPDVNLNLNVRGMAPSATVAINERLDEMRRAGREVFKLGLGQSPFPIPEPVVEALRRHASAKDYLPVKGLPELREAVAENLAQRQGVVRSAEQVLVGPGSKELMFLLQLVYYGDLVLPTPCWVSYAPQAQIIGRRNCFIPCRREDRWNLTPEQLDRLCREDRGRPRIVVLNYPNNPTGVTYKLDELKQLAKVAREHRVVLLSDEIYGELHHKGQHVSIARFYPEGTIVSNGLSKWCGAGGWRLGAFVFPPGLGWLRDAMAAVASETFTSTSAPIQYAAVVGFRGGPWLDDYLLGARRTLRGLGRWAREVLVAAGVHCERPDGAFYLFLDCSPLRDRLEAKGIRTDRELCEHLLEETGVGILPGSDFGRGPEELTARIAYVDFDGGPPIEEARKLPKGSTPGEDFLRRHCGRTVTAIERVAEWLAG
- a CDS encoding energy transducer TonB, with the protein product MATPPDPGGPKEHGTPGGATETLPEAGPGATSPNPPAPITVGAAISPPELIPESRVVPVYPRLARRQGVTGTVVLSALIGVDGRVRDIQVIEEPPRAFGFGKAAVEAVKRWRYRPARRGNKPVAERITIRVVFE